Proteins co-encoded in one Verrucomicrobiota bacterium genomic window:
- the maf gene encoding septum formation protein Maf, with the protein MAGNARFWLSAGMALPKLILASASPRRSELLRRLDVEFQVVSSNAAEVLQEQLTPSELAQINAYRKARAVSKRYPDYLVLGADTVVTLRGKLFGKPANLAEARRMLEVLQGDTHQVVTGVSMIHLRHRRERLFAEITEVTFRPLTLEQIDRYLASMNPLDKAGGYAIQEGGDALVQDVVGSYFNVVGLPLERLKAELGRWSGGVTE; encoded by the coding sequence ATGGCGGGAAACGCCAGGTTCTGGTTGTCTGCGGGCATGGCTCTCCCGAAACTGATCCTCGCTTCAGCCTCGCCGAGGCGAAGCGAATTGCTGCGCCGGTTGGACGTGGAGTTCCAGGTCGTTTCCAGCAACGCGGCGGAGGTTCTCCAGGAGCAACTGACCCCGTCGGAACTCGCCCAGATCAACGCTTACCGAAAAGCGCGGGCCGTCTCCAAACGCTATCCGGATTATCTCGTGCTGGGCGCGGACACGGTCGTGACCCTGCGAGGCAAACTGTTCGGCAAGCCCGCCAATCTCGCCGAAGCGCGGCGGATGTTGGAAGTGTTGCAAGGCGACACGCATCAAGTCGTCACGGGCGTTTCCATGATCCATCTCCGGCACCGGCGCGAACGGCTCTTCGCCGAAATCACCGAAGTGACCTTTCGTCCTCTGACTCTCGAACAAATCGATCGCTACCTGGCTTCCATGAATCCCCTCGACAAAGCGGGCGGCTACGCGATCCAGGAAGGCGGCGACGCGCTCGTGCAAGACGTGGTTGGTTCCTACTTCAACGTCGTCGGCCTGCCTTTGGAGCGGCTGAAGGCTGAGTTGGGGCGGTGGAGTGGGGGAGTGACGGAGTAA